GCAAGTCTGGCCTTACAAAGCTCAATGATTCTATCCCATTTAGCAGTAGAGTTGGTTTTATCCCCCAAAGGCATGCCAAGGTACTGAGTTGGAAAACTATCGCAAAAACATCCCAATATTTCAGCCAACCCCTCAATATCCTGAACATCACCAACACCAAATAGACTGCACTTAGAAAAGTTCGTCTTAAGACCAGAAATACATTAAAACCACAGAAGAATACATTTAAGATTTCTAACTTGCTCAATATTATCATCCAGAAACACTAAAGTGTCGTCAACGAATCGGAGATGGCCGACTTTGAAAGCATTaacagaagaagaacaaaaaaacccCAAGCATACCCTCCATTTCAGCTTTAACAGACATCATAGTTAGAACCTCAGAgacgagaagaaaaagaaatggagATAAAGGGTCGCCTTGGCGTAAACCTTTCTTGGAAGTAAACTTACCAAATGTTGATCCATTGATAAGCATAGAAAATGGGACCTTAGAAATACAACGATAGATCCATTTCTGCCAAATACTACCAAAACCCATTTTTTGAAGAATCTCCATTAAAAAAGATCATTTAACGTTATCAAAAGCCTTTTCTAAATCGATTTTGCAAACAATCCCAGGGATATCATTTTTAAGTCTAGAATCAAGATATTCGTTGGCAACTAAAATACTGTCTAAAATCTGTCTACCTTTCACAAAAGCTAGAGACGAGTTTAGGAAGCATTTCCTTTAAACGCTCAGCTAGAATCTTGGATATAGCTGAAACATGCATGTTCGCACCCTACATAACCTACATCAATTCCTAAACTAATTAATACAGCGGAAACATGCATGTTCGCACCCTTTTTTTTTCTAACTGACATATGCGACTATGTCgttattgatgttgttgttacAGATCGCTGCTAGGTTAGGAAAACAGTTGAAACCTGCTGCTGTATACTCCTCCGACCTCAAACGTGCTAAAAACACTGCCGAAATGATAGCCAAGACGTGCCATATCTCGGAGGTGATAGAAGTACCAGATTTGAAGGAGAGGCATGTAGGAAGCTTACAAGGCTACTACTGGAGTGAGATTCAAGAGAAAGAACCCGAGGCTTACCTTGCTTTCCTCTCTTCCGATAAGGACCTTGAAATCCCTGTAAGTAATTATATACCTAGTTAAAATTTCACCCAAGTACCACACACAGTATGACATGATTTTGCACCTGACGTTTTCATATATATGTAGGGTGGAGGAGAGAGCTTTAATCAGCTTTGTGAGAGATCTGTTTCAGCTCTCGAAGAAATTGCATCCAAACACAAAGGTATATACATTATATATATGAATCTTAATATATACTATGAATCACACACATGGTAGTGAGATCACTCTATGTGCAGACGCACTGGCCTTAAATAAAAGAAGCCGCATAATTTTGTAGCCATTATTTAATTGTTATTGACTCCAGTATTTTCTTGTACGTACGTACCCACAGGTGAACGAGTCATCGTAGTGACACACAGTGGTATTTTAAGAGCCATTTACATGGCGGTTACTGGTGAATCCAGTGCAGGAAAAATATTGAACGCTTCGATAAATGTTGTCCATCTCACTGAGAAGAAATGGGTATTCAAGACATGGAGTTATGTTAGCCACATTTCTCCAACGTGGATTCAATGGGGATGCCTTTCAACACTAAATCTACCCATTTATATAATTATCTACGCGAGTACTTTAGAAGATTGAACAGCGAAAGAAATTATGAAAAGAGATTGTGAAGATCAGATCAGGATCAATCATCGAGTCGTTCAGTATAACGATCCAAAATTGATCCTGAACATCGCTGTTTATTTGGACATTTGTGACACGTATGTTTGTCTGAATAAATTAGATAGCAACCTACTATTGTGTACCACAAGTTACCCAAGAATGTACATTTTTGTGGGTCGGTTAAATTTGCATATGTACTTTCTACTTATTTAAAAAGTTTTTGCTTGCACAACCTtttatatacatcatttttttatatatataaatctCCTAAAATTTCATTCATGATAATATAGAGATTATCAACGATCGAAATACAATCAAAAGGTACTAATAAAAAGTAATTCGTGAAGAGAAATAACAAATTACCAACAAAAATACCAAGCAACCCGAAGATTGAAAGAATGGTTTTGGAATTCACCAATGGTGATTAGAAAGGGAGTTTACCCTACTCATTTACtatttgctgatgatgttttCATTTTTTGCAATGGAGCTAAAAGGAGCTTGGAGAATCTATTTCAATTACTGAGAGATTATCAGCAAAGCTCAGGATAATGCATCAATAGATCAAAAAGTAAGTGTTTTGTTGATGGCACTCTTACTTCCAGAAAGAATCAAATTGCTAGTATTGTACAAATGGAAATTACTGACTTTCCTGACAAGTACTTGAGAGTAGTTTTAATGCCTGGGAGAGTTAAAACTGCAAATGTTTGGTCCATAGTAAACATGTTTCAGAATAGTTTAGCTGCCTGGATGGGAAAgttactttcttttcaagatagactGGTACTGATAAAAACTGTCTTAAGTAGCTATCCAATATATATGTGGAGAAAATATCGTTTGGTACTTTTTTAGGTGGTCCgaagtctgtttggtcctttcagaaatcaccttttccatttggtccataattatttaaatatATTAAATGGACCAAAGTACCCTTCTGTGTTAGTTTCTACTTAGTTTTTGTAGCATTTCATTATGTCTGATGAACTCcgaagttcattctttcaaatgaacacctaataaaaccaaactaaaccacatatgaaaacagagttcattctggAAAATGAACACAACACAAAACTTCATTAATATGACGAAAAAACAGAGtccattctttcaaatgaacacctgatAAAACCTAAAAAACTTTGTTTACTTTTTTTTATAGCAGCtcattctgtctgatgaactcTAAAAtttattctttcaaatgaacacctaacaAAACCAAACTAAATCACATATAAAAAGCAGAGTTCATTCTGGAAAATGAACACAACACAAAACTTAAGTATTATGACAAAAAAACAGAGtacattctttcaaatgaacatctGATAAAACTTATTTGAAAACAAAGTTAATTCTTCAAATGAACACTTGATAGAACATATAAGAAAACAGAATTCATTCGAAAAAATGAACACCtatcaaaactaactaattcaaacctagaaTTGAGTTCATTTTTTCAGATGAACACCTAATAATTCAAGATCtaaaaacatagttcattctttacaacaacacacaaaaaaatccataaaaaaccagagttcattctaaTCAATtaacttcatcgtcttcatcatcttcaacagcagcagcagcagcaacgaagaAAAATGCATAAAttttcgtcgtcttcatcatattcatcgcttcatcatcatcttcaaccacaacaacaaaatcatcgtcttcaaaaaaaaaacaaaaacaaaatcatcttcatcgtctttggcatcagcaacatcatcttcatcatatttATCGTCTCCATCATCTTCAATGGCTGCAGCAAAcaacaaaaacgaaaaaaaagaggcaaaaacttcatcatcatcttcttcatcgtttttatcatcatcatcatcaacaacaacaatagtaGAGAAAAAGAACCTAAAAATGTcatcgttcatcatcatcttcatcttcttcatcatcagcagagaaaaaatggagagaagaaaaaaaactagatctaaaactaaagaagagagagaaagtgaatctgaaaataagatattttccGTATATATATTGACCCAAAAAGGTATTTATGCCATCGCACAATGACAATTAcctcatccatgacgtcaccctaggaccaaaccataatttgcaGGACCAAACTGtaaaatattttttgaaaatggaccaaacagatagttgactcagtcaactggaTCAAACTCTCTCTAATACATTATTTCTAGGACctgtttatttcctgttatataaTATGTTTGTTTATAGATGGCCTTGCTCTGTAATCAAAGAATGTGAAAGAATTATGAAAAATTTCTTATGGTCTGGAGATGGAGAAGTGAGGAAAAGTACTACTTTATCTTGGAAAAAAGTATGTAATCCATTTCAATAAGGAGGTTTGGGAATAATAAGATTAGGTGTCATTAACAAGGCATTActtatgaagatgatgtggaagaTATTGCAATCTAAAGAAGACTGGGCAGCTTTCTTTGCAGCTAAGTACAAGGATAAGAATGGACAATGGATATATAAATGGGATTTTTCTTCTGTGCGGCCAGGTTTAAGATGGGCATGGAAATCCTTGAAAGATGATATAAGATGGTGTATAGGAAATTGCTATGAAATTTCAGTTTGCTTTGATTGTTGGGTTGGAGAAGTTTCATTAATTGAAACTTTTGGATTAACTGAATTTATAAAAACTCACATCGATATGAAGGTTCAAGGGTTAATTTATCAAGGGGAGTGGCATCTTCTCCACCTCTTTAATGGAATCTTCTGTACCTCTGATTTGGAGTCAAGTTACATTCAGAAGATGAATATAAGAGACCGTACATTTTTCTAGGGTTGCTAATGAAGCTTCTGGGATCGTGGCGTGTGAAGAGTTTTGTAAGGATAGTTCGGGCCGAGTAATAAAATTTCTAATGAGTTGATCCCAGTTACCGAGTCGACTACGATTTTTGTTCTCCTTGGATCACAATTTGTTTTCCTTttaacaaaaatagaaaataaggtAACATTCGATTATGGGTCTATCTCATCTTTTTAGACCAAATTTTGATTAGAAAAGGTGCAACATCATAAACAGTAATAATCTTACCAATATTATGATGCGTGTACAACAAATCCATGTTGTAATTATAACGAAGATAAACAACAACAAGAGAAAGATTTTCAAAACCCCGATTTATGATCCACTAAAAGATTTTGAGGAGGAACTTCCTCTGGGATTAGTTAGACATGGACCATAAAATCTTCACCAAAAATTCAATTGTTCATATATAAGGGTGTGCAAATTTCTCTAAGTTTCTCTCTCATCTCTAGCTCCTTCTCAAAAGTTAAAACGACCCTCACCATCATTAAAGCTTAATGCTCATATCTAGTCCATTTTGGGCTAGATCTGAGTAGGTTAATcatttctttcatttttcttattttcttagatAGCTAGTAGTTTAGGTTAGGTTGGTTGAAGTTTTTGTTTCAATCTCCATTGTTTTTAGGATATTTTTATGGTGTTCGTGTGAgtgttttttcctttttgtttatGCCTTCTCCTGTATGGAGATTCTCTATGCGTTCTCAtgacgtttctttgtgatttcaaTGGAGATTTTAGGTGGAAGTTCAAGTGTGTggtgatcaagattcaagaaTTTAGGCATATTACTTTCATACTTTTATGAGAAGATCTtttttttaagaagaaaaaaaccctatcaaaatggttggattataaTCTCAAAACCATTCTTTCAATCTTCGGATTGCTTGGTACTCTTGTTGGTAGTTTGTTATTTCTCTTCACGAATTACTCTTTATTAGTACTTTTTAATTGTATTTCGATCTTTGATCTTGATGTTCTTCAAGTCCATGTAATCACCATTTTACGATGAatgaaatttatcaaaaataaataaataattaaaagaaaaagaaaaatgttcaAGCAAAAACTTTTTATAAAAGTACATGAGCAAATTTAACCAACCCAAAAAAATATACATTCTTGGATAACTCGTGGTACACAATAATAGGTTGCTATCTAATTTATTCAAACAAACATACGTGTGACAAATGTCCAAATAATCAGCGCTGTTCAGGATCAATTTTGGATGGTTATACTCAACGACTCCATGATTGATCCTGATCTGATCTTCACAATCTCTTTTCATAATTTCTCCCGCTGTTCAATCTTCTAAAGTACTCGCGTAGATAATTATATAAATGGGTAGATTTAGTGTTGAAAGGCATCCCCATTGAATCCACGTTGGAGAAATCCGACTTTATTAAGGTGGCTAACATCACTCCATGTCTTGAATACCCATTTCTTCTCAGTGAGATGGACTACATTTATCGAAGCGTTCAATATTTTTCCTGCACTGGCTTCACCAGTAACCGCCATGTAAATGGCTCTTAAAATACCACCGTGTGTCACTACGATGACTCGTTCACCTGTGGGTACGTACGTACAAGAAAATACTGGAGTCAAAAACAATTAAATAATGGCTACAAAATTATGCGGTTCTTTTATTTAAGGCCAGTGCGTCTGCAGATAGAGTGATCTCACTACCATGCACATAGGCTAGTTATTTAAGATTCAtacatatattatatatatagtaTATACCTTTGTGTTTGGATGCAATTTCTTCGAGAGCAGAAACTGATCTCTCACAAAGCTGATTAAAGCTCTCTCCTCCACCCTACATGCGAAAACATTAGATGAAAAATTATGTCATACTGTGGTACTTAGTGAAATTGTACGTAACTAGCCTAGGTatatcattatttttttttacttacaGGGATTTCAAGGTCCTTATCAGAAGAGAAGAAAGCAAGGTAAGCCTCAGGCTCTTTCTCTTGAATCTCACTCCAGTAGTAGCCTTGTAAGCTTCCTACATGCCTCTCCTCCAAATCTGGTACTTCTATCACCTCCGGGATATGGCACGTCTTGGCTATCATTTCGGCAGTGTTTTTAGCACGTTTGAGGTCGGAGTTGTATACAGCAGCAGGTTTCAACTCTTTTCCTAACCTAGCAGCGATCTGTAACAACATCAACAACGACATCGTTGCACATGGCAGGTTAAAAAAAGAGAGGGCGCAAACATGCATGTTTCTGCTGTATTCATTACTTTAGGAATTAATTAATTAATGAATTGATATAGGTTATGGAGGGATATTAACTGCATCGGCTTGCTGCCATCCAGCCTCATTAAGCTCGGACTCTAAGcttccttgaattcttcctgCATTGTTCCATGTGGTCTCTCCATGTCGAACTAGGACGATCTCAGCTACATTATGTGTAACTTCGGTTGGAACCTCAACGTTAGctaccatgccaaccatgccgttgATTCTGATATTTTTATACAAATAACAGATAAATGAGCCATATATCCCATTAACAAATTAGTTCTTCACggaaaaattaaaataaaccATGGGTGCATTCATCGTTTGTGAAAGTACGTACTGGTTATTATCAACATGTACTGATCAAGAAAAAAacgaataaaacaaaaaaaacaaaattacaaaaataaatatttggaATTATGTATGgaaattcaaaagaaaagaacTGTATAAACGTACGCAGACTCATTTGATGAAACAACACAAGTTGCCATTTTGATTTAGCTACTAGTGTGTGTGGTAGGAAGGTTATGGTATTCGAAGAAAGAGAGAGAAGTAtataatcagtaggtttgttTTAAGAATGAATGGTATTGAAGCTTAGTGATGTATTTATAGAGAAAAAAAGACGTTCTGAAAGACACCTGGGGCTGAATTATTGATGACAATAACGTTATATTCAATGATACGAAAAAATAAATGAGAGAAAACCTACCAAATTATTAGTTAATCAATCAAAATAGTGATTCATCGAATATTTGAGAATCTGCCCACAAATTTGGAGGAAACTCAAATGGCAACATGTAGTGTCAGTGTCGGATTCCAAACCCCATGTTATGTggatgtatgtacacctttcatcattcaccacgtgtacagaaagagatacgtggaaggcatgcaaaacatgatagcaagcatctcatcagaagatgtcaccggtcagcagatctgacggtcagggacagaggatcacagaggtatgatggctcagaggagcaccagataataccccttgggtgttatcacacccaatcccgaggaagatcccagatcaacggccgagaggaagtttggctgacacagatgtgacaagacaaagagacacttgtctgacacgagcagacacccatctacccgcattaaataccaaagagatatacacgtgtcaatcggctcgtggaagaggcgaggataatccttcgtaatCAAGCTCAGgacgcagcatatgccgaagacctctgcgtaataggcacaaagcacaagaagataagattataatggcgcctcagaaatgggacccacgctccaaccctataaatacccctctccactaagagaaaaAGGGGGCGACCAattgagagcaattataggagaatatatgagagagaaataggaagagtaagtaatccccctacttccgcagacctatgtatactctaaagtcattcaactatctttgtaaccattcgatacatagtgaaacaccatccccgtggatgtaggccttagtgccgaaccacgtaaatatgtcttatttacatttcagcaccttacattcagcgttaaacttcatatgctttacatttatacttgattcttggtttattcctttatacgaacattatttatgataatattcgactagacaatgacaagcccgaaggcttcgagtcgatgaatcgatataatcatcccctttacgcatacgtacaattctagaattaggatgtatgcgaatattgtttgtgaacacgtggatggcttcgtgatttatgtgttcacaatctggcgctagaaacagggactttgtcccggtaaaagatttatcttatcctgtgatttcaccttaaacgcgcattatggttgtgccctattctgggttcagcgtgctttcaaaaccttttttattctgggttcagcgtgctttcaaaaccttttttattctgggttcatggtcttcattttcacaaacaccatttcaaagcagacaaatccacggctatctatcacagatttgcacgtgaggcttttcttttaaaactaagacttaataatccagattcatgagttctcgcgacggatctgccttttcaagagttttctttttcaaaagtagtctgaaaacaaggtccatgattgtttattagaggatttgtattgcaaaaactagaGATGGagtctttattttcttttattaaggcccttgggcagctcatttccttctattccaaatttgcggatacgaatggcactaacccgatcctcgtggatatctttggttctctttatttattcccctatgcagaaaaagattaaaaatggaaaagatactagaggcaggaaaaaccaaagcctcatcaaaggagacaccgaggattaccccggtcatgaacccaagcagaaaggagacaaagctaaaacagctactcagaggcaggatgctgcggaaatcacctcacctatgaacactaactccattgcagccgcggctctcaaagcagcagccacaaagaacaacgcaactgttgcggccctccaggctacagaagctaacaagactttggtttcaaaccaaatccatcaacaaaagaaggggtggcagaatctatgacacatcagcccgcacatccaccagtcttcggaatgccgtcaaccaacggtcagaatcaaaccataccagtggttttagtaccgcgggtggaagctcaaccgggggaccaacaattgaagctgatcctgccacccttaatacacacagtagacgaagggggaactatggccgtaggggtacaagccggaactcccaatcagggatcaaaccagtcccaccgactgatggtagagctcgaagaattgaaaaagagccagcaggtctacgcagatgccgtagctcttctggggagaaccaagacttgaaagataggattgcccaaagcacgaagactagccaacaactggacgaagcaaattctaaagcaccagagcctaatcgagaccgaagaatcatcctagcaaacgccgcaggggaagcagtgcatccgatccggaatatgccgccgaagacttagactattatgacagtgaagttcgaagaaagaaacgctcaactgagcatgagaacgtgggatattaccgcgcaatggaggagctgcgtgatgagatgatggctgagatcaggcagttaaaagccagacaaggcggaggaaggcttgaagaggtgatgaaagaagctaactccacgcccctaactcatcgcctggcaaatacccccattccgttaaagtgccctgtcccaacttttgaatgctatgacggatccagtgatcccgcggcacatatccggtattataatcgtatcttagcccgatggagtcaaaacgacgccgtcctctgtagatatttcccatcaagtctgaagggatcggctttgtcttggtttgacaacctgccacctgattccatcaactcctacgatcaactcgcagagaaattcttgagaacctacatgtacaacaaagctgtcaacaccggaatggataaacttttttctctggcaattggttacaaggagaacacgagggaatacaccaacagatggcacaagatctgccaagccatagggagtgtggatcccgtagtaagtatcaactgctacaagtggggattagaccgaatgagtccactatttgttgagatccacggaagcgtacctaagacagaaggagatcttcgaataattattgagaagtagctcgtcttgaagaaatccagcgtgagaacccgagggcacaaacgcagaggtctcaccgtaccaattccgcagaacaaaccagcggggccaaaagaaatagctcagtggaacgcctcacgaagataggaaggaacgaagagatgaacgacgaaaagacgatcgaaaattcgaagatcaggtttacacgaagctcaatgctagctacgctcggatcttgcgagagatcaaaggaagggaaaatttggagtggccgtggtctaagggaaaacagcccccaagaaccgagaagtctaaagattactgtgagtatcattgcttcaatggacaccagaccgaaatgcaaaaacctcaaaataatgatccaaaaattgattgatgctggcgaactcaagcaatacatacgaaaggaggtcaccgaggacagatccaaacgaaccaagcaagtccaacttccagagggaaaccgcacaatcaacaccatctcgtgttccgaagccgcagggccctcacttacagcgcagataggaaagaggctacgaaagcaattcgaagaccactgcgaattatataagattgatggcgtagaggtggacgagcacgaagagagtggatggacgcacctatcatcttcgatactgaagatatcgaagaagatatggaagaccataacgatcccttggtcctcacactaccagtggccggatgtaacctcaaaaagatcctcatcgacgggggaagctcagtgaacgttctattctacgacgccttcaaacggatgaagctccatgatgaacagctaatgacctcttattacaccatctacgggttcaacggagcgcccacaaagccattgggagacatcgtgttgcaggtgaacgccgggcccatgaaagtagaaacacgattcagcgtggtgacgccccatccccctataacgccattattggacgaaagtgggtacataaactcaagggagtggcagcaacttactaccaatatctcaggttccctacacccgagggagtgatggaaatcaagggagatcgggtctctgcaaaagagtgccagccactcaggatcgtatcaacaacgaacaggaagagcacgaaaaacccgaaggatcaaaaataaagaagctgcgaaagaaaaggccatagacctgttcctcaaggaaaccacaggaagggcttgacaaagatgataatgtccttaacacagaggcaagtacttcagcagccaacgaaggacagaaacataccaaatagcaattaaagaacgtcccagtccttggggacccgaagccggtgttcacaccagtggagcccgtaaaagaaatcaacataggaacggaagaaaaacccgaagatgatcaaagtagggaccataatggacgaaaaaagagaagattccttaaccaaattacttaaagaatacgcggatgtattcgcctggaagttaggagacatgccggggattgatccgaaaataatccaacacgagctgcgcatcaaaccaggcacgccacctttcaggcagaaaataagaaaagttgcaccagagtatcataaggcagtagaaaaagaacttcggaaactactagaagcaggcttcatcaaggaagtcaaataccctacatggatctccaacatggtcgtcgttcctaagaaaaatggaggggttaggatatgcatcgactttactaacctcaacaaggcatgtccaaagacagctatcccctgccgagcatagatcaactggttgaagcagtggaaggatacgaagagctgtcattcatggacggatattctggttacaaccaagtagccctggcagaagaagatc
This portion of the Papaver somniferum cultivar HN1 chromosome 11, ASM357369v1, whole genome shotgun sequence genome encodes:
- the LOC113320138 gene encoding metal-independent phosphoserine phosphatase-like, giving the protein MATCVVSSNESAINGMVGMVANVEVPTEVTHNVAEIVLVRHGETTWNNAGRIQGSLESELNEAGWQQADAIAARLGKELKPAAVYNSDLKRAKNTAEMIAKTCHIPEVIEVPDLEERHVGSLQGYYWSEIQEKEPEAYLAFFSSDKDLEIPGGGESFNQLCERSVSALEEIASKHKGERVIVVTHGGILRAIYMAVTGEASAGKILNASINVVHLTEKKWVFKTWSDVSHLNKVGFLQRGFNGDAFQH